GTTACAACTTTTTTCACATTGTATCCGTTCATTGTGTCCACATTAGATTGTGCTAATGTTTGGTAGAGATATTCGTTACCACCTCTACGTGCGGAATCTCCGGAACATCCTTCTTCAGTTCCTAAGATACCGAACTTAACATCTGCTTTTTGCATGATCTTAACGAAAGATTGAGCGATCCTTTTGTTGCGATCATCAAAAGCTCCAGCACAACCTACCCAGTATAGAACATCTACATTGGAATCTTCTGCCATGGTTTTAACGCCAAGACCTTCTGCCCAATCTGCTCTGGAGTGTGCAGCAACTCCCCAAGGGTTGGAGTTGTTTTCCATGTTTACGAATGCACCTTGTAATTCAGCAGGGAAGTTAGAATCAACAAGTACTAAGTGTCTTCTCATTTCCATGATAGCGTTCACTTGGTTGTTTCCAACAGGACAAGCTTCTACACAAGCATAACAAGTAGTACATCCCCAAAGTGCTTCTTCAGAAAGCCCTTCGTATTTTCCGATCACAGAAGTATCTAATGCAGCAACTGCGTCAGCAGCTCCTTCTGGATTCGTTTCTCTGATCTTTACAACTTCTGGCATTTTATCCATAAGCGCGTGTTTTAATTCCACGATGATCGCTTTAGGATTCAGAACTTTACCAGTACGGTTTGCAGGACATTGCACTTGGCAACGACCACATTCAATACAAGAAAGTCCGTCTAAAAGGTTCGGCCAAGGGAAGTCCTCAGTTCTTGTAACACCCCAAACAGCAGTCTCATCTTCCAAATTCAATTTAGAAAGAGCACCTTTAGGAGTATCTGATTGTAAGAAATAGTTAAATGGCGCGAAGATCAAGTGTGCGTGTTTGGATGTTGGAACATACAACATGAACGCGAACACTGAAAGAATATGGGTCCACCACATGATTTGGAAAACTAAATCAGCGGAAGAATATTCTACACCGATTGCTTCCCAAATAGCTCCGATACCGGCAGCGATTGGAGCCGCATCATGGAATGGGTTAGCGTATTCTGCTCCAACTGCTCTTGCACCTTCTCCCAATAGGGTAGAGATCATGAGTATGGAGATCATTCCGATTACGATTGCAGAAGCAGGAGAATGAACATCTAATCCTTTTGCTTTTTGGATCCAACGTCTCCAAGCAAAGAAGCCGAGGCCCACGAGTACTAAAATGGAAACTACTTGAAGAGCAGCTTCGTAATAATGGTTCGCAGTTTCTCCGAATAAACTTCCAACTAAGGTAAATTTGTAAGGATCATCCAACGCATATCCAAATACACCGGAGATGAACTGACTGGTAGTATGTAGTAAGTATGTGACGAATCCGTAAAATACGAACGCGTGCATGATACCGCGTAATGGTTCTTTAAAGTTCTTTTTTTGTAAGATTACGTTTAATACGAAACTTTTGATCCGGAATCCCCAGTTTTTATGTTCCAGGAAGTTTTCGGTTCCGTTTGCCTTTCTAGCATTAAATACAAGATTTAATCTGTAGAGAACGGCACGAACGAATACAACATTTGCTACTATAAATAGAGCCGTGAAGATCACGTGGAAGGCGATTTGAGAAATAGCCATAGTTTTTCAGGTTACCCTTTGTATTTGGATGGTCTTTCATAGCAGGCTACTGATTAGGAGGCGCCCTGTCCAGGAAAAAAGATACTTAGTCTCTTTGTGGGAATTCCTACATATTTAGAAAAGATCCGGTCCCTTCTTGCTTTAAATCGTGTACATATTTAACTGCGACTCAATCGCAATAAATGAGAATGTGATTTAAAAAGGACGTGCATTTTTGAAGAAATAGAAAACTTTGAAGAAGTTAAAGGAACAAAACTTTCCATCCAGATGAGCCGAATATTCCCAAATCATTCTACAGATTCTATATTAGAAAAAGCCCTAGATGGAGAACGAATTTCTCCTGGGGAGGCGTTGGAGTTATACGAATCTGGAGACCATCTTAAAATTATGGCAACTGCGAGAACCTTGAGAGAAAGAGTTCTCCCTCACACTAGTGCGAGTTACACAATGTTCAGAGTAGTGAACTACACTAACTATTGTAATGTTGAATGTAATTTTTGTTCCTTCATGGACGAGATCGGAAATGGAAAAGGTTACGTACTTTCTAAAGAAGAAATATTAGAAAAAATGGATTATGCCGTTTCGGAAGGAGCGGACCAAATGTTCTTACAAGGTGGAGTTTATCCCGATCTACCTTTCGATTATTATTTGGATGTGATCTCTACCGTAAAATCCAAATATCCTGACATGCATATACGTGCATTCTCTCCTGTAGAAATTATCAATTTAGAAAAAATCACCGGCAAATCTTTATTCGAAGTTTTGCAAATCTTGAAATCGGTCGGTTTGGATTCTGTTCCTGGTGCAGGCGCTGAAATTTTAACGGATAGAATGAGAAACATCATCTCTCCTAAAAAAGCAACTACTGAAGAATGGGTTCGTGCAATGGAAACCTGTCATGAAGCAGGACTACTCGGAAGTGCAAATATTGTTTTTGGTTCAGAAGAAACCAAAGAAGAAGTTATAGAACATCTAACTGTGGTTCGCAATCTTCAGGATAGGACTGGAGGATTTCTTTCTTTTATTCCTTGGACATTCCAACCTCAAACCAAAAGATTTAAAGTAAGGGCAGTTTCCACGCAAGAGTATCTGAAAGTCCTTGGAATCTGTAGGATCTTCTTAGATAATATTAAACATATTGAAACTTCTGTAATGGTTCTTGGGAAAGGTGTAGGGCAGTTGGCACTTACAAGTGGTGCTGATGATATTTCCTCCGTGGTGATTGAGGAAAATGTATTACGTTCCTTCGGTCTTAAAACAGAAAAAGAAGCTGTTAAATTCTTGAAAGAAGGTGGATTCATACCTAAAAGGAGAGACCTTCTTTATAATTACGAAAGATATGAGGGAAGAGAACTTTCTACAGTCTGATCTTTTCTTATACGATTGTAAATTTTTTTCAAAAATCCGGATGACTTAGTCCGTAAACTTTCCTAAATAGATAGATTCGAACGGGGGAAAGAATGAAAAAATCTTTGAGTTCTAAAATACTGCAGTTATCCGCGATTTGTGGATTTCTATTCTGTGTATCAAATTGTTTGGATTCTCATAGAGAAAGGGTCCATATGGATACCGGAGTCAGTGTAAAAACCTTGGGTCCTCATAAGTATCAATTCATAGCGATCGGGAAAGCTTCCGTTCCTTCTGTAGAAGAACAGGATTTTTTCAAAATGAAAAAGACTTCCTGTGAAGCTGCAAAATTACAAGTCACCCAAAGATTGGATGAGTTGGAATCAGACCAAAAACATAGACAATTCTTCTTAGAACAAAAAGAACAAAAGTATTTTGGCGATGGAGAATACTGCGAACTTACTTATATATACGAACTTCCTCAGGCCAAGAAGCAGAAAGATCAACCTTAGTATTTAGCTTAGTAGCTTCTACTATTGTAACTCTGTTTCTACCCGAAGATTTTGATTTATACAATCCTGAATCTATGGATTGGTATAGATCATCAAAAGTAAAATCTTCATCATAAGAAAGAATGGCAGCGCCTATGGATACAGTGATATTCACAGGCTTGTCATTCGGATCTCTGACTGAAAGTGGATGAGATTCCACACCTTTACGCAAAGACTCACATAAAGTTTTTAAACTTTTAGGATCTACTGAATCTAAAAGAACACAAAACTCATCTCCACCGATACGTGCACAAATATCAGTAGATCTAACTCTAGACTTCATAACAGCAGAAAGTGTTTGGAGAGCATCATCTCCTGCCATATGTCCGTATTTATCATTGATCTCTTTTAAATGATCTAAGTCCAAAATCACAAGTGCCATTTGAAATTGGTGACGTCTTGCTCTCTTCTTAAATATATCGAATTGTTCTATTAGATATCTGCGATTATAAAGATCAGTAAGATCATCCAAGTTAGAGATCATTCTGATATGCAGATTTTTTGCTTTCAACCTTAGGACTGCACCGGATAATTTTTTTTTATCTCGGTAATCCATAGTTCTCCAATAGTTCATGATCACATTTCCGAATGTTCCTACGAATAGATAGGTTAGAAGGATCGGGAACTCTTGCATAGCTTCTACAGGAGAATCTCCTAAATAGCACACACCTAAGAACATGAAACAGAATGCAAGGTTTGTGGCAACTGCAGTGGTAGTCGTTAACCAAAGAAGAAGGTTCATACTAAGTAAGATCGCGGATGCCTGGTGAAGATAGACATCGTAGTGGACCTTATCAGAATATAAAAAAGGAAAGAATGAGATTAGAAGGGTAGAAGAAGTCCATACTTTGTAGAACTCCAACTTTTTAGGGACCCAATCTTTTTTGCGGGCATGTCTCCACAAAAATATGAGTGAAAGAACGATTAACGTGATTCTGCTAGATTGTAGAAGGATTAGAGATTCGTCTTCGAAGTCCCGCGAATTCGGCAGGAAATAGGTGATTAAACTGATTACGATGCAAAGAGAATAGTGGGCCACCAAGGACTGCCGGATTTCGCTCCAATTGGTCTCTAAAAATCCTTGGGGGTATCGATTAAAGAAGATTCGCTTTGATAGTAAGCGAATTCTTCGGTCTATGCCTGGGAACCACTTGAACATTGTTTTAATTTCCGCATGGAAGGCTTTTTAGGAAAACCTCCATAATAAGACCACGGTTCAAGCATAACGTATCTCTGAGCAAGGAAGAATCTAATTTTAGTCAAAAAAAAATCTAAGGCAAGTGATTGTCGTTTTTGTCAGAAGATTGGAATTCCAATTGCGTTAGGATAAATCGCAACGCAGTATTCGCCTCGAAGGTGTAGTTCCTTCATTTCATTGATATCGAAGATGTTGGAACTACTACAAAATTTATCCACAAAGGGATAAATTTTGGGACCAGTTATAATTTTCTTAGAATGGTGCTATCTATATAGAAAGTTCCAAATGGAAAGACTGAGCCAAGGGCTACTTTCCAGGTTCTTTCTCTAAAACTCCATGAATTCTCGATTGAGAAATGAAATGTTCCAAGAAGGAATAAAAGAAATAGTCCACCATGGATTGGGCCTAAAAGTTTAACAATTTCCGGCGATCCGAAATAATATTTCAAAGGCATTCCAATGAATATAAGAAGAAGTAGGGATGTTCCTTCTAAAAAGCCTAAAAGTCTGAGCCTACCAAGCTCGGTTGTGAAAAATTTTGTCATTTCTAAAACTCTCTGATATAGGGTCTATTTGCGAATGGAGAAAAAGGCCATGGAATCGCGATAAACATTAGTAGTATCGAGATTAAAATCCATACGAATAAACTTTTGAATTTTTCAGAGTCTTCTTTTTTGCGTTTGGATACTGCAGATCCAACTGTAAGAAATACTACTGAAATGATCATAATAGAAATATGGATTATTGCGAAAAATCTTATATCTGAAACCTGAAAGGCTCCGACAGGATCCAGGAAAAAAGCCTGAACAATAGGGCTTTTGAAATATAGGAAAAATCCTAATACCAATTGAAAATGTGAGAATGCAATCATTAGGATCCTTCCTAAATTGTCCCATTTTTCGAAATTCTTTTTAAATATTATTCCTCGGATACATCTTACCAAAGTAAATAAGAGTAAGAATAGAACGATCCATCTTGTGAATGAATGGAATATTAATAAATGTGAATACATAATCTCTCCTTTATTTTTTGGTTTTTCTTTTAGATTTGGATCTTTCTAATAGATCTTCGAATGATCTAGTAGCTCTATAATCCGCTTTAGGATCCTTTAAAAATCGTAACGAAGTATGATGAACTAAATAGATCCCACAAAGTTCCCAGACAAATTGATCTAAATCCAGATCAGATCTTAATTCTTTCAGGTCCACACATTCCTTAGCGAGCTTTTTTAAAAAAGTTCTCCATTCTGATTCCATCGATAATAGTTTTTGGCGGACTGGACCTTTTGAATCATCTAATTCGAATAATCCTGCAGCGATAGGGCATCCTCCAGGAAGTCCCGCTTTTTTGGACCAACCCATCCAATGTTTTACTAAGGAACGAAGTCTAGGAAGACCTTCTTTGGCCCTTAATGCAGGTTCTAAAACTTTTGATTTAGAAAACTCCGCTGTATGATCTAAAATAGAAATTTGAATTTCTTCTTTGGAGCCAAAATGAGCGAATAATCCACTTTTGGACATCCCTGAAAGATCTGCCAAAGGACCAAGACTCAAACCTTCCAGACCTGATTTGCTTACTAACTCAAGCCCTTTATCTAAGATATGGTTTCTTGTTTCTTGGCTAAGTTTTCCGCCAGTGATCATGAATAAAAAGAACGACCGATCGTTCTATTTTTTTCAAGAAGAATATTCCGAGATCGAAAAGATTTTAAATTAAAGAGTAGCGATCTTTCTTGGATTTTTGGTCAGAACTTCCGGGATCGGAAGTCCTACACCACCTAAAGAGCGGACTTGTTTTCCATTAATAAAGAGCCTAATCCCTCTCAGCTCAGAGTTTTCTAGAATGCTGTAACAGATCTGGTCCACTCTATCTTTTAAAAGTTCAGGGCCGGCGCCTGCTTCGAAATCAGGGCCTAGGTATAATTTTAATACTCCATTTTCTACAGAGTATTCTTTAGAATATTCCATTCTGTTTGGAAGTGCGTTCAGGACACCTTGTGTTTTCTCATCTGAAGAAGGACCCTTAGTGAGTTCTTTTAGAATGAATAGGATCTTATCCCCATGATCGAATTTTCTTTTTAGCTGAACCAGTCTAGAGTGGCTTTTGTTTCCTCTTCCATAAAACTTCAGAAAGTAAAGTTTGATCTCTCCTGGAGAATGATCCAAACGAATTTTAGGAGAAGGTCCAGTTGGTCCAGGCTTAGGCATTTCTACGATCGGGATAAACATTTCTTCCGGATCGTTTGAATCAGAGGAGAGTTCTTCGGAAGAAGAGTTTTCTCCATTCTGCATTAGCTCGGTTAAGATTTCGTCTTCTGCCTGATCCATTACCTGCTCATGAGTTTGTTTCCCTTTGTTCTCTGAAGAAGAAGTAGGAGATAACGGATTTGTTTTTCCGATCGTATTAAATTTTGAAAAGAAAGAATGGGATTCTTGTCCGGGGGAGGTGGTATTCTTATTCCCCATAGACTTATCCAGTAATACTAAAACGAATAGAGCCCCTGTCAGGATATAAAGAAGCGATTTAAGTTTATCCGATTCGGGCACAATACAATTTTCGGCT
This Leptospira saintgironsiae DNA region includes the following protein-coding sequences:
- a CDS encoding (Fe-S)-binding protein; the protein is MAISQIAFHVIFTALFIVANVVFVRAVLYRLNLVFNARKANGTENFLEHKNWGFRIKSFVLNVILQKKNFKEPLRGIMHAFVFYGFVTYLLHTTSQFISGVFGYALDDPYKFTLVGSLFGETANHYYEAALQVVSILVLVGLGFFAWRRWIQKAKGLDVHSPASAIVIGMISILMISTLLGEGARAVGAEYANPFHDAAPIAAGIGAIWEAIGVEYSSADLVFQIMWWTHILSVFAFMLYVPTSKHAHLIFAPFNYFLQSDTPKGALSKLNLEDETAVWGVTRTEDFPWPNLLDGLSCIECGRCQVQCPANRTGKVLNPKAIIVELKHALMDKMPEVVKIRETNPEGAADAVAALDTSVIGKYEGLSEEALWGCTTCYACVEACPVGNNQVNAIMEMRRHLVLVDSNFPAELQGAFVNMENNSNPWGVAAHSRADWAEGLGVKTMAEDSNVDVLYWVGCAGAFDDRNKRIAQSFVKIMQKADVKFGILGTEEGCSGDSARRGGNEYLYQTLAQSNVDTMNGYNVKKVVTACPHCYNTIKNEYPQFGGNFEVIHHSEFINELSKEGKIDVGVAEDANAGKYTYHDSCYIGRYNDNYENPRDLVKKVSGGKLAEASDHHSKGLCCGAGGAQMWMEEHGERVNVKRSNQLLDTGATTIATACPFCITMITDGVKQEGKIEEVKVKDIAELVAENLK
- the mqnC gene encoding cyclic dehypoxanthinyl futalosine synthase, translating into MSRIFPNHSTDSILEKALDGERISPGEALELYESGDHLKIMATARTLRERVLPHTSASYTMFRVVNYTNYCNVECNFCSFMDEIGNGKGYVLSKEEILEKMDYAVSEGADQMFLQGGVYPDLPFDYYLDVISTVKSKYPDMHIRAFSPVEIINLEKITGKSLFEVLQILKSVGLDSVPGAGAEILTDRMRNIISPKKATTEEWVRAMETCHEAGLLGSANIVFGSEETKEEVIEHLTVVRNLQDRTGGFLSFIPWTFQPQTKRFKVRAVSTQEYLKVLGICRIFLDNIKHIETSVMVLGKGVGQLALTSGADDISSVVIEENVLRSFGLKTEKEAVKFLKEGGFIPKRRDLLYNYERYEGRELSTV
- a CDS encoding LIC11299 family lipoprotein, producing the protein MKKSLSSKILQLSAICGFLFCVSNCLDSHRERVHMDTGVSVKTLGPHKYQFIAIGKASVPSVEEQDFFKMKKTSCEAAKLQVTQRLDELESDQKHRQFFLEQKEQKYFGDGEYCELTYIYELPQAKKQKDQP
- a CDS encoding GGDEF domain-containing protein — protein: MAHYSLCIVISLITYFLPNSRDFEDESLILLQSSRITLIVLSLIFLWRHARKKDWVPKKLEFYKVWTSSTLLISFFPFLYSDKVHYDVYLHQASAILLSMNLLLWLTTTTAVATNLAFCFMFLGVCYLGDSPVEAMQEFPILLTYLFVGTFGNVIMNYWRTMDYRDKKKLSGAVLRLKAKNLHIRMISNLDDLTDLYNRRYLIEQFDIFKKRARRHQFQMALVILDLDHLKEINDKYGHMAGDDALQTLSAVMKSRVRSTDICARIGGDEFCVLLDSVDPKSLKTLCESLRKGVESHPLSVRDPNDKPVNITVSIGAAILSYDEDFTFDDLYQSIDSGLYKSKSSGRNRVTIVEATKLNTKVDLSASWPEEVRIYK
- a CDS encoding DUF3817 domain-containing protein gives rise to the protein MTKFFTTELGRLRLLGFLEGTSLLLLIFIGMPLKYYFGSPEIVKLLGPIHGGLFLLFLLGTFHFSIENSWSFRERTWKVALGSVFPFGTFYIDSTILRKL
- a CDS encoding TetR/AcrR family transcriptional regulator, whose product is MITGGKLSQETRNHILDKGLELVSKSGLEGLSLGPLADLSGMSKSGLFAHFGSKEEIQISILDHTAEFSKSKVLEPALRAKEGLPRLRSLVKHWMGWSKKAGLPGGCPIAAGLFELDDSKGPVRQKLLSMESEWRTFLKKLAKECVDLKELRSDLDLDQFVWELCGIYLVHHTSLRFLKDPKADYRATRSFEDLLERSKSKRKTKK
- a CDS encoding GerMN domain-containing protein, with the protein product MPESDKLKSLLYILTGALFVLVLLDKSMGNKNTTSPGQESHSFFSKFNTIGKTNPLSPTSSSENKGKQTHEQVMDQAEDEILTELMQNGENSSSEELSSDSNDPEEMFIPIVEMPKPGPTGPSPKIRLDHSPGEIKLYFLKFYGRGNKSHSRLVQLKRKFDHGDKILFILKELTKGPSSDEKTQGVLNALPNRMEYSKEYSVENGVLKLYLGPDFEAGAGPELLKDRVDQICYSILENSELRGIRLFINGKQVRSLGGVGLPIPEVLTKNPRKIATL